A segment of the Butyrivibrio fibrisolvens genome:
CAAAAAAAGCCGCAAGTATAAATAAAACAGGAAGTGTCAAAAAGACATAAATCAGATATTTCCATGGATACAGCAGTGTATCAAAACGGATAATCCAAGATCCAACTATACTAATTATCAGCAAAACTATAAAAGCAATATTGATATAAACAGACAGTTCTTTTTCCCTGTTAACGATCTTGCCAAGTACTAAACCAATAAAATAAGCCGGAATCCTGAAAACAAATCCTTCCGTGTGATTGAACATACCCATAGAAGCAATAATGCAGCTTATAAGAATTATCAAAAAAGTGGCCACAAAGCATATGCTCCTGTTTCGGTCATAAAGCTTCATCCACAGTGGAGTTATCAGGTAAAAAACGATTATCGCACTTACAAACCACTGAAACAGATTCCCGTCAATCCAGTACTGTAAAGTAAGTATTTTTAATACTGCACTTGCTATCGTTGTCTCCTTTGTAGCAATTGCAAAAAGATTCCAGAGTATAGAAACCGGTAATACAGTGACCAATATCCTGAGCAGTCTGTTTTTCAAAAAGACTTTAGTATCCGGATTTTTCTTCCATGCATAACACATTGAAAATCCTGAAATAGCAAAAAAGAGATTAACTCCAAAGTCTCCAAAATTCTTGATAAGATCCAGCCAATGCGGATAAATAATATCTGTGTGAAAAATAATTATCATGATCATGGCAAATCCCATGAGTGGTGCCCTGTGCGTACTGATTTTACTTATTTTCATCCCTTTCCCCATCCCTTTACTAACCTGTTTATCAAGTATTATTTTTTCTATTTTACCAAATATTCCAACAATTATCTTTAATATGAATAAAAAAGAACTGATAAACATAAGGTTTACCAGTTCTAAATTCCTATCCGATTTTCTTCAATGGTTCCTCAGGTTCTTCGTCAAGCCCCCCGAGTGCTTCTAGATAATTTCTTATCTCCTCGATGTACCTCTCCCCGATACTGCTAAGACTCTTGTGCTTGACCGTCACGTACCCTATCTCCATCGAACTGTCAGTCTCGATCCTGTCATCTTCAAATGGAACCGCTACATAGTCATCGCCATTTAGCTCTTCGCAGATTATT
Coding sequences within it:
- a CDS encoding acyltransferase, with product MKISKISTHRAPLMGFAMIMIIIFHTDIIYPHWLDLIKNFGDFGVNLFFAISGFSMCYAWKKNPDTKVFLKNRLLRILVTVLPVSILWNLFAIATKETTIASAVLKILTLQYWIDGNLFQWFVSAIIVFYLITPLWMKLYDRNRSICFVATFLIILISCIIASMGMFNHTEGFVFRIPAYFIGLVLGKIVNREKELSVYINIAFIVLLIISIVGSWIIRFDTLLYPWKYLIYVFLTLPVLFILAAFFDLIKGKLFYKICGLGGVITLETYLFQEKILKVVHFVCDKINNTFDAKNIIINIVTIILTIVVAVVYHKIVNKVTLTLRNKNK